The Macadamia integrifolia cultivar HAES 741 unplaced genomic scaffold, SCU_Mint_v3 scaffold_68A, whole genome shotgun sequence genomic sequence GATAAGGGGTGTGTGGATGAGTTTAATCCATTTGTGTTGTGGAAACTTTCGACTTAACCACCAGATTGGCACTGGTGAAATCAAACCAACTAGGAAAAACCAATTCAACTTGGCATAGACACCAAGCTTTCCAAACATACGAAGTGGACCAACCACACCCCATATAATAGAAGCACTGTAGAAGACATTGTCACCTGGGCATGTCCATGGACTTCCTTTAGGCAATTGAGTAACATCACAAATATTCTCCACAGTAGTTAGAAGCCACCAAGCTGTGCCAAATGTGATCACATTGTTGATCAATGTCCCTACCATCTACCTCAACCAAATCACTAAAGATCAGTATCAGTTCTTCAAAAAGAAGCCTCTAATAGTGAAATTATAAACAACAATTAATATTACCTGAACTAAGAACATGGATCTTGGAGGGATCTTCATGTAGTGTCCAAGCTttaaatcttgaagaaaaaagaTTGATTGTACCATACTTATGTAACCATAGGTCTTGAAAGCCACATTGGCAATGGGTTTCCCCGGGTATAGATAACCAATAATTAGCTCTGTGATCACATTCAGTCCAGGTTGCTGTACACAAGAGTTTTAACATAACAAACTAGTTAGCCATATGATGTCCTCTCCATGTTTGTGTTTATGTCTgactgagaaagagagagattttacTTGGTTTGTAGTTGCTGTTATCACACCAATAGGCAATGTGAAAAATAGACCCAAAGCAATGGCTAATAAGACACCCCAGTAAGGAAGTTGTAATTTTCCACCAAAACCTTCACAAGCAAAAATAGCAAGTGCAAGCACAACCACAAAGATTGTGTAAAACCACCATTGAGGGACAGAATCATAATTCTTCATAATCCTGTTATAGACATCTCCAGACTTATCTTTTATGCTTGACTTCATTTGTCGCCAAATTGATCTGTGTAGTGATACAGCCAAGATCAATTAACTCAACCAAACCTGTTTTCCCAATGGATGAACAAGTGAATATATATAGTTACCTTCCATTAAAAAGGGCAACATGGGAGAGACTCGCAGCTAATGTAGCAAAGCTCATACCATAACTAAATGCAAAAATTGTACTAACATAGACCTTACTGTAACTATCATAGGCTTGTTCATCGAAAGAGAAAGACTTCTGATCTAAGATCCGTGTGACATTGTAGCGGTTTCCATATTCATCAAATGTGCGGCTTGAGAAGATGGGAAATCGTTTAGCTTCAAAGGAATTGGTCCAATGAACAATGGGGGCTGCAACATAAAGTGCGAAGAAGGCACCCACAAGTGCACAGACTATGGAGTAAGCTGGGTATGCCAATGGACTACCTATAAAAGATGACACCACATTCCAGTCGAATCCAAATGATAGGAGGCCTAGACCTTGTAAGCCTCCACCGATTTGGTGTGCTGTGGCTGACTTAGGCCACATCCAACAAATGAAAGAAAGTGCAGTTAATGAAGGGAAGAAATAGGCTGGGATGATAGAGTAAGCAAAGCATGAACCAAGGGCTATGATGAAAAATTGAAGCCTTGTCAATCTACCCTTTACTCTTTTTTCTGTCTCATGTAGGGCCCTGCAAGAATCAATCCAAAAAGGTTAATCATTTACAATTTTTTACACACAACACACATTAATATCTAACTATTGTCAATTAGCCGGTTCGATTTAGTTTCGGTCAGTTTTTGGGTTAACCCGAAACAAAACCCATTAGGAAATTTTTTGTCTCGGTCGTTTCAGTTAGGTCTggtttcttatcatttttttgttgtttgtttaTGATCAATCTACTATTGGATTTGGTCCAGACTGATTTCAGGTATATAagtcgtgttttttttttggggggggtgtgaAGGGGAGAGTTTTGGTTCACATGAAAATAAGGTATTTTTGTGACAAACACTAACTGTTGTCCTTAATGAAAccatttaagatacatattttTTCGTCATTATATATTTATCAATTGGGACAAACATTCTAAGATGTCTCATTTCTAATTTACTTGGTCCGATTTGATTTCGAACTCTACCAAATACTCCATAAAACCAACCTAATTAATGAGTTTGGTCCGGGCTGAACTTAACACTCctaggtgagagagagagagagagagagagattacctgAACAAGGATACCTGAACGAGGGATGTTGGCCACCACATGTAGGGTGAATCAACAAGGAACTTCCTGAAAAGACCAGCCCAACCATACCCAAGCATCTGGTTGTCACggaaatgtaaaaaataaaagtaaaccACACTTAGCAGTAAATTCTTGAACAAAATATACCCATAACAAAGTTCAGTGGAGAGATCTAGATATAAACCTGGGTGGTTAGGGTTAGCAAGATGGCAAGAACAGGTTGGATTTCCACCTTGTAGAAAACTTTGATAATGGTGACAATATGGAGTGCATAAACACTACCACTTCCAACGTTAGCAAAGACTGTGATAAGAACATGTTCTTTAATATTGAATGGTCCAGGGTTCAATGAGAATGACCACCCAGTCATTG encodes the following:
- the LOC122071729 gene encoding oligopeptide transporter 1-like; its protein translation is MAVSIDEKVIAVEEVNDCPIEEVRLTVPITDDPTMPALTFRTWVLGVLSCLILSFVNQFFRFRQNPVSIGSISVQLAILPVGKLMAATLPEKILTVPMTGWSFSLNPGPFNIKEHVLITVFANVGSGSVYALHIVTIIKVFYKVEIQPVLAILLTLTTQMLGYGWAGLFRKFLVDSPYMWWPTSLVQVSLFRALHETEKRVKGRLTRLQFFIIALGSCFAYSIIPAYFFPSLTALSFICWMWPKSATAHQIGGGLQGLGLLSFGFDWNVVSSFIGSPLAYPAYSIVCALVGAFFALYVAAPIVHWTNSFEAKRFPIFSSRTFDEYGNRYNVTRILDQKSFSFDEQAYDSYSKVYVSTIFAFSYGMSFATLAASLSHVALFNGRSIWRQMKSSIKDKSGDVYNRIMKNYDSVPQWWFYTIFVVVLALAIFACEGFGGKLQLPYWGVLLAIALGLFFTLPIGVITATTNQQPGLNVITELIIGYLYPGKPIANVAFKTYGYISMVQSIFFLQDLKLGHYMKIPPRSMFLVQMVGTLINNVITFGTAWWLLTTVENICDVTQLPKGSPWTCPGDNVFYSASIIWGVVGPLRMFGKLGVYAKLNWFFLVGLISPVPIWWLSRKFPQHKWIKLIHTPLIFFNAGAFPEIKPVNYWTWGVVGIFFNVYVYRRYRGWWARHNYVLSAALDAGVAFLALLVYFSLQMNDIFGPDWWGADGGDHCPLAICPTDPRIMVEGCPAMS